One Roseimicrobium gellanilyticum DNA window includes the following coding sequences:
- a CDS encoding GMC oxidoreductase, giving the protein MPILTERKTQPQYDAIVVGSGAGGGMAALILALNGMKVLMIEAGRNYDPTTETPMFNTPEMAPLRGDRTPDRFFGYYDATVNGGWTVPGEPYTNKPGTEGDFWWWRARMLGGRTNHWGRISLRFGPRDFKCASTDGLGVDWPMTYDDMHPWYDRVEKLIGVYGENDGIENAPNSSPGVLLPPPKPRVGELLAKKAGKKVGVPIVAAHRAVLSQALDGPRLAKELFPNNSKAQQIMATDMSLRAPCFWATNCIRGCSIRANFQSTTVLIPPALTTGNLDVITDAMVREVMVGKDGKATGVHYIDKPTRSDRVAKARVVIIAGGTCETARILMNSQGKDKGGLGNQSGQLGKNLMDSVGANLSAHIPAMEDLPPYNEDGAGGLHTYSPWWLVREHGKLGFPRGYHIEMGGGRSMPGVGSFGILDKTSPGTYGSKLKEEARRYYGASFGFSGRGEMVPNKDCYCELDPKVVDQWGIPVLRFHWKWADYEIKQAEHMQNTFAELLEQMGGKPKPQSGKDAIKKPGEIIHEVGAARMGDKATNSITNQYCQTWEVKNLFLMDGAVLPSNPDKNPTLTILALAWRSCEWMMEEMKQGNI; this is encoded by the coding sequence ATGCCCATCCTCACCGAGCGCAAAACCCAGCCCCAGTATGATGCCATTGTCGTAGGTTCCGGAGCCGGAGGAGGCATGGCAGCGCTGATCCTGGCGCTCAATGGCATGAAAGTGCTGATGATCGAGGCCGGACGGAACTACGATCCCACGACGGAGACGCCCATGTTCAACACGCCGGAGATGGCACCATTGCGGGGTGACAGGACTCCGGACCGATTCTTCGGCTACTACGATGCCACCGTGAATGGTGGATGGACGGTGCCCGGCGAGCCCTACACGAACAAGCCCGGCACGGAGGGCGACTTCTGGTGGTGGCGCGCCCGCATGCTCGGTGGCCGCACCAATCACTGGGGCCGTATCAGCCTGCGCTTCGGACCCCGTGACTTCAAGTGTGCTTCCACAGATGGTCTCGGAGTGGACTGGCCCATGACGTATGATGACATGCACCCATGGTACGATCGGGTGGAAAAGCTCATCGGCGTGTACGGCGAGAACGATGGCATCGAGAACGCGCCAAATTCCTCCCCGGGCGTGCTGCTGCCACCGCCAAAGCCGCGTGTGGGTGAGCTGCTCGCGAAGAAGGCCGGAAAGAAAGTCGGTGTGCCCATTGTGGCTGCCCATCGCGCCGTGCTCTCCCAGGCGCTTGATGGTCCACGCCTCGCGAAGGAACTCTTCCCGAACAATTCGAAAGCGCAGCAGATCATGGCGACGGACATGAGCCTCCGTGCTCCGTGCTTCTGGGCCACGAATTGCATCCGCGGCTGCTCCATCCGCGCGAACTTCCAGAGCACCACCGTGCTCATCCCGCCGGCCCTCACGACAGGCAATCTCGATGTCATCACGGATGCGATGGTGCGCGAGGTGATGGTAGGCAAGGACGGCAAGGCCACCGGCGTGCACTACATCGACAAGCCAACTCGCAGTGATCGGGTGGCAAAGGCGCGGGTGGTCATCATCGCCGGCGGCACGTGCGAGACCGCTCGCATCCTGATGAACTCCCAAGGCAAGGACAAGGGTGGTCTCGGCAATCAATCCGGCCAGCTTGGCAAGAATCTCATGGACAGCGTGGGCGCAAACCTCAGTGCGCACATTCCCGCCATGGAGGACCTGCCGCCCTACAATGAAGACGGTGCAGGTGGTCTGCATACGTACTCCCCATGGTGGTTGGTGCGCGAGCATGGCAAGCTCGGTTTTCCACGCGGCTACCACATCGAGATGGGAGGTGGACGCTCCATGCCGGGCGTGGGCAGTTTTGGTATCCTCGACAAAACATCGCCCGGCACCTACGGCAGCAAGCTCAAGGAAGAGGCGCGGCGCTACTACGGCGCGAGCTTCGGCTTCTCCGGCCGCGGCGAGATGGTGCCCAACAAGGACTGCTATTGCGAGCTCGATCCGAAGGTGGTGGATCAATGGGGGATCCCGGTGCTGCGCTTCCACTGGAAGTGGGCTGACTACGAGATCAAGCAGGCCGAGCACATGCAGAACACCTTTGCGGAACTGCTGGAGCAGATGGGCGGCAAGCCGAAACCTCAGAGTGGCAAGGATGCCATCAAGAAACCCGGTGAAATCATCCACGAAGTGGGCGCGGCCCGCATGGGAGACAAGGCGACGAACAGCATCACCAATCAATACTGCCAGACTTGGGAGGTGAAGAACCTCTTCCTCATGGATGGCGCGGTGCTTCCCAGCAACCCTGACAAGAATCCAACGCTCACCATCCTCGCGCTCGCGTGGCGCAGTTGCGAGTGGATGATGGAAGAGATGAAGCAAGGCAACATCTAA
- a CDS encoding YraN family protein, with product MRLTKADGTRLDNATLGNWGEHLAAQWLRRHGRKVLYRNFRAGGGGEVDIVARHGSMLTFVEVKTRTSTARGRPAEAVNKAKEALILRGMQGWLRMLQGSQNIPRRCDIVEVVLREGERPEISILEGALKG from the coding sequence ATGCGCCTCACCAAGGCGGATGGCACGCGACTCGACAACGCCACGCTCGGCAACTGGGGCGAACATCTCGCGGCGCAATGGCTGCGGAGACACGGCCGCAAGGTGCTCTACCGGAACTTCCGTGCGGGCGGCGGCGGTGAGGTCGATATCGTCGCACGCCACGGGAGCATGCTCACCTTTGTGGAAGTGAAGACACGCACCTCCACTGCACGTGGCCGCCCTGCTGAGGCCGTGAACAAGGCGAAGGAAGCACTCATCCTGCGCGGCATGCAGGGCTGGCTGCGCATGCTTCAGGGCTCCCAGAACATCCCAAGACGCTGCGACATTGTGGAGGTGGTTTTGCGCGAAGGCGAACGACCGGAAATTTCTATCTTGGAAGGGGCGCTGAAGGGGTAG